One genomic window of Salvia miltiorrhiza cultivar Shanhuang (shh) chromosome 4, IMPLAD_Smil_shh, whole genome shotgun sequence includes the following:
- the LOC131019390 gene encoding uncharacterized protein LOC131019390 — MTSRDITATAAANHPTSGGNHHHYYPPSNSSSSSSASFRGCCCCLFLLFSFLALLALAVVLVVVLAVKPKKPEFDLQQVGVQYMGISPTTASSAAVSLNIRMVFTAANGNKVGIKYGESRFTVMYRGIPLGRGGVPGFYQPAHSVRRIECVIVVDRVSLLQADAADLVRDASLNDRVELRVVGDVGAKIRILGFTSPGVQVSVDCTIAISPRKQALIYKQCGFDGLSV, encoded by the exons ATGACCTCTCGAGACAtcaccgccaccgccgccgcaaACCACCCTACTTCCGGCGGCAACCACCACCACTACTACCCGCCGTCGAATTCGTCATCCTCGTCCTCCGCCTCGTTccgcggctgctgctgctgcctcttcctcctcttctcCTTTCTCGCCCTCCTGGCCCTCGCCGTGGTGCTGGTGGTGGTCCTCgcagtgaagccgaagaagccGGAATTCGACCTCCAGCAGGTGGGCGTGCAGTACATGGGCATCAGCCCCACCAccgcctcctccgccgccgtGTCGCTCAACATCCGGATGGTATTCACCGCCGCCAACGGCAACAAGGTCGGGATCAAGTACGGCGAGTCGCGCTTCACCGTGATGTACCGCGGCATCCCCCTCGGGCGCGGCGGCGTCCCCGGCTTCTACCAGCCCGCCCACAGCGTAAGGCGGATCGAGTGCGTCATCGTCGTCGACCGGGTTAGCTTGCTCCAGGCCGACGCCGCCGATTTGGTCAGGGACGCCTCCTTGAACGACCGGGTCGAATTGCGGGTCGTCGGCGATGTCGGAGCCAAGATCCGGATCCTCGGCTTCACCTCACCCGGTGTGCAG GTATCGGTGGATTGCACAATTGCCATTAGCCCAAGAAAGCAAGCCCTAATATACAAGCAGTGTGGATTCGACGGCCTCAGCGTCTGA